Proteins encoded by one window of Salvia splendens isolate huo1 chromosome 5, SspV2, whole genome shotgun sequence:
- the LOC121804524 gene encoding nascent polypeptide-associated complex subunit beta-like, which yields MNVEKLTKMAGSVRTGGKGTMRRKKKFVHKTTAADEKRFQTTLKRIGVNAIPGIEEINIFKDYIVLQFVNPKVQASVAANTWVVSGTPQTKELHEVLPHIFDLLGPDSLQHFRKLTAEHFLAATAAEEGNGDVPELVAGETFEAATEEGHTNTS from the exons ATGAATGTTGAAAAACTAACAAAGATGGCCGGCTCAGTGCGGACTGGTGGGAAGGGTACAATGAGAAG AAAGAAGAAGTTTGTACACAAGACAACTGCAGCAGATGAGAAAAGGTTTCAAACTACCTTGAAGAGAATAGGAGTTAATGCTATACCTGGAATTGAGgaaattaatattttcaagGATTATATAGTGTTACAGTTCGTCAACCCCAAAG tcCAAGCATCTGTTGCAGCCAACACCTGGGTTGTTAGTGGCACACCTCAGACCAAGG AATTGCATGAGGTTCTTCCACATATTTTTGACCTGTTGG GCCCGGATAGCTTGCAGCATTTTAGAAAGTTAACAGCAGAACATTTCCTGGCTGCTACTGCTGCAGAAGAGGGTAATGGCGACGTACCTGAACTTGTTGCTGGTGAGACGTTTGAAGCTGCCACAGAAGAGGGACACACCAATACCTCTTAA
- the LOC121804522 gene encoding glycolipid transfer protein 1-like, whose translation MAESSAFSSCVEGLKHVKSDHGDLMTKPFLDVCKLILPILDKFGAAMIVVKADIGGNISRLESKYDSNPSRFNYLFNLVQAEVETSTAKSSSSCTNGLLWLTRAMDFIVELFRNLVEHQDWSMSQVYNDAYAKTLKEWHGWLASSSFAVVLKLAPDRKKFMEALGAAGDTNGDMHKFCTEFSPILRKIHKFLASCGLDNMKSS comes from the exons ATGGCGGAAAGTAGTGCGTTCAGTAGTTGTGTGGAAGGGTTAAAACATGTGAAATCTGATCATGGAGATCTGATGACCAAGCCCTTCTTGGATGTCTGCAAACTTATTTTGCCAATTTTAG ATAAATTTGGCGCTGCGATGATAGTGGTAAAAGCTGACATTGGTGGTAATATATCG AGGCTGGAGTCAAAGTATGATTCAAATCCATCAAGATTTAATTACCTATTCAACTTGGTGCAAGCTGAAGTTGAAACCTCAACTGCCAAGTCATCTTCCAGTTGCACCAATGGACTCCTCTGGCTCACCAG AGCGATGGATTTCATAGTTGAGCTATTCCGCAATCTAGTTGAGCATCAAGATTGGTCGATGTCACAAGTTTATAACGACGCATATGCCAAAACCTTGAAGGAATGGCATGGTTGGCTTGCTTCTTCAAGTTTTGCG GTTGTTCTGAAGCTTGCGCCTGACCGAAAGAAATTCATGGAGGCTTTAGGCGCAGCCGGTGACACCAATGGCGATATGCACAAGTTCTGCACGGAATTCTCACCAATCCTACGAAAGATCCACAAGTTTCTT GCGAGTTGTGGATTGGACAATATGAAATCTTCATGA
- the LOC121804523 gene encoding nascent polypeptide-associated complex subunit beta-like: MNVEKLRKMAGSVRTGGKGTMRRKKKAVHKTTTTDDKRLQSTLKRVGVNAIPGIEEVNIFKEDVVIQFVNPKVQASVAANTWVVSGTPQNKKLQDILPQIINQLGPDNLENLKKLAEQFQKQAPGGTTSGAGEDDDDDVPELVAGEMFEAAAEEEHKQTS; this comes from the exons ATGAATGTTGAAAAATTAAGGAAGATGGCCGGTTCGGTCCGCACTGGTGGGAAGGGTACAATGAGAAG AAAGAAGAAGGCTGTACACAAGACGACCACAACAGATGACAAAAGGCTTCAAAGTACCTTAAAGAGAGTAGGAGTGAACGCCATACCTGGAATCGAGGAAGTTAATATTTTCAAGGAAGATGTAGTTATACAGTTTGTCAATCCAAAGG tCCAAGCATCTGTTGCTGCCAACACCTGGGTTGTTAGTGGCACTCCTCAGAACAAGA AATTGCAGGACATCCTTCCTCAAATCATCAACCAGTTGG GTCCGGATAACTTGGAGAATTTGAAAAAGTTAGCTGAACAGTTCCAAAAGCAGGCACCGGGTGGTACAACTTCTGGCGCTGGTGAAGATGACGACGACGATGTACCCGAACTTGTAGCTGGTGAGATGTTTGAAGCTGCCGCAGAAGAGGAACACAAACAAACCTCTTGA